A genomic segment from Oncorhynchus keta strain PuntledgeMale-10-30-2019 chromosome 9, Oket_V2, whole genome shotgun sequence encodes:
- the LOC118387681 gene encoding chemerin-like receptor 1, which translates to MEDFDYTEYGEYYTAFNETYENTSVSGSVTFNHPRYFSVETVINILISLLGLSGNAIVIWISGFKMRTSVNTTWYLSLAISDFLFCVCLPFNIVYMVTSHWPFGLVMCKLTSSAMFLNMFSSVFLLVLISVDRCVSITFPVWAQNNRTIPRASGVVVLVWALSAALTVPSLVYRQTKTHGADTLCYTDYQSGHKAVALSRFVCGFVIPLLIIVFCYSVIFVELRSRPMKSTKPVKVMTVLIVSFFVCWVPYHTFVLLELNLGNHSLEMLYTWLKVGSTMAAANSFLNPILYVLMGHDFRQTLKRSVLWKIENAMAEDGRTGGRNLSKSGSFESKGFTHV; encoded by the coding sequence ATGGAGGATTTTGACTATACAGAATATGGAGAATATTATACTGCCTTCAATGAAACATATGAAAACACCTCTGTGAGtggctcagtgactttcaaccaTCCCAGGTACTTTTCAGTGGAAACTGTAATCAATATCCTTATATCACTACTGGGTCTCAGTGGAAATGCTATAGTAATTTGGATTTCTGGCTTCAAGATGAGGACATCGGTCAACACCACTTGGTACCTCAGTCTGGCCATCTCAGACTTtctgttctgtgtctgtctgcccttTAACATTGTATACATGGTCACCTCACACTGGCCCTTTGGGCTGGTCATGTGTAAGCTGACCTCCTCCGCTATGTTCCTCAACATGTTCAGCAGCGTCTTCCTGCTGGTTCTGATCAGTGTTGACCGCTGCGTGTCAATCACTTTTCCTGTCTGGGCTCAGAACAACCGGACCATACCCAGAGCATCCGGAGTGGTCGTCCTCGTGTGGGCCCTCTCTGCTGCCCTGACTGTACCCTCACTGGTCTACCGCCAGACCAAAACACACGGGGCTGATACACTGTGCTATACTGATTATCAGTCTGGGCACAAGGCAGTGGCTCTGAGTCGATTTGTCTGTGGCTTTGTGATTCCTCTTTTGATTATAGTCTTCTGCTACTCAGTTATCTTTGTGGAGCTCAGGAGTCGCCCCATGAAATCCACTAAACCTGTCAAGGTAATGACTGTCCTCATTGTGTCCTTCTTCGTTTGCTGGGTGCCCTATCACACTTTTGTCCTGTTGGAGTTGAACTTGGGGAATCACAGCCTTGAGATGCTCTACACTTGGCTGAAGGTGGGCAGCACAATGGCTGCAGCAAACAGTTTCCTTAAccccatactgtatgtgttaatgGGTCATGACTTTCGGCAAACCCTAAAGAGGTCTGTTCTGTGGAAGATAGAAAATGCAATGGCAGAAGATGGGCGTACAGGTGGACGTAACCTCTCAAAGTCTGGGTCTTTTGAGAGTAAAGGTTTCACACACGTCTGA
- the LOC118387687 gene encoding iron-sulfur cluster assembly scaffold protein IscU-like, protein MAGLVAAKKCITPLVVIKRLSSPEYKAQAAYHKKVVDHYENPRNVGSLDKTSKNVGTGLVGAPACGDVMKLQIEVDDRGKIVDARFKTFGCGSAIASSSLVTEWVKGKSIDEALTIQNTDIAKELCLPPVKLHCSMLAEDAIKAALHDYRLKQQDGKIEAVNTSN, encoded by the exons ATGGCGGGTCTAGTAGCAGCAAAGAAGTGCATCACCCCTCTTGTTGTGATCAAAAGGCTTTCTTCCCCGGAATATAAAGCCCAAGCCGCCTACCACAAGAAG GTAGTGGACCACTATGAGAACCCAAGGAACGTTGGGTCCCTGGACAAGACCTCCAAGAATGTGGGTACAGGCTTGGTGGGTGCCCCAGCTTGTGGAGATGTGATGAAACTGCAG ATTGAGGTAGACGATCGTGGAAAGATTGTGGATGCCAGGTTCAAGACGTTTGGCTGCGGCTCCGCTATCGCCTCCAGCTCCCTGGTAACAGAGTGGGTGAAGGGCAAATCT ATTGACGAAGCACTGACCATACAGAACACGGATATTGCCAAAGAGCTCTGTCTTCCACCGGTCAAACTTCACTGCTCTA TGCTGGCTGAGGATGCCATCAAAGCTGCCCTCCATGACTACCGTCTCAAACAACAGGATGGCAAGATTGAGGCGGTCAACACCAGCAACTGA